The Falco rusticolus isolate bFalRus1 chromosome 5, bFalRus1.pri, whole genome shotgun sequence genome has a segment encoding these proteins:
- the EPYC gene encoding epiphycan, which yields MQTFVNIFLGFFIFEPVGAASITDTVIYDSEFYDISLGELPRPFVYDENEQSDQLETEIWTALPSIIQESYSSAPLTEELEEEASTPKLIDGFSAQGSGVLGPQTQDGLPTCLLCTCLGTTVYCDDHELDAVPPLPKRTTYFYSRYNRIRKIKRNDFANLNDLRRIDLTANFISEIHDDAFQRLPQLKELVLRDNRIRKLPELPSTLTFIDVSKNRLGRKGIRNEAFKDLHELQHLYITDNNLDHIPLPLPESLQALHLQNNNIREMHEDTFCKMKDFTYVRRALEDIRLDGNPINLSKTPYAYMCLPRLPVGNLI from the exons atgcagacctttgtaaatatttttctgggattttttatCTTTGAGCCTGTTGGAGCTGCATCTATCACTGATACTGTAATTTATGATTCTGAGTTCTATGATATATCGCTTGGAGAGCTGCCTCGCCCATTTGTCTATGATGAAAATGAGCAGTCTGACCAATTAGAG ACAGAGATTTGGACAGCACTACCTTCTATAATTCAAGAGAGTTATTCTTCTGCACCATTGACAGAAGAACTTGAGGAGGAAGCATCAACGCCAAAATTAATTGATGGGTTTTCAGCACAGGGGTCTGGGGTTCTTGGGCCCCAAACTCAAGACG GTCTTCCCACTTGCCTTTTGTGTACATGCCTAGGGACCACAGTCTACTGTGATGACCACGAGCTTGATGCTGTTCCACCATTGCCTAAAAGAACAACGTATTTCTACTCACGCTACAACAGAATCAGGAAGATCAAGAGAAATGACTTTGCTAACTTAA ACGATTTAAGGAGGATTGATTTGACTGCAAACTTTATATCAGAGATCCATGATGATGCCTTCCAGAGATTGCCTCAACTTAAGGAGCTGGTCCTCCGTGACAATAGGATAAGGAAACTCCCTGAGTTACCATCTACCTTAACATTCATCGATGTCAGTAAGAACAGGCTTGGTCGTAAAGGAATACGTAATGAGGCATTTAAA GATCTGCATGAACTGCAGCATCTTTACATCACTGACAATAACTTGGATCACATTCCATTGCCACTCCCTGAAAGTCTGCAAGCTCTTCATCTTCAG AATAATAACATTCGAGAGATGCATGAAGACACattctgcaaaatgaaagattttactTACGTACGTAGGGCTCTTGAAGACATCAGACTGGATGGTAATCCCATCAACCTGAGCAAAACACCTTATGCATACATGTGTCTACCCCGTTTGCCAGTTGGTAACCTCATCTAA